In the Nitratiruptor sp. YY09-18 genome, AAAATCCCTGGCTTGTATGTCTCATCGATTTTTGTAAAGAAAATATCGCTTATTGGGAAAAATGTTCGATAGCGATTGACTATCTCAATCGCTTCAGAGTTTTTGTAGTTACAGCTAATTACCAATGAAATATCCATAAAATCACTTCCGCTACCCAAAATCTCCTTCATCTCCCCAAGTCTCCAGTAATCATAGTGGCTTCGCCCAACTGTATCGATAAGCACTACATCAATTCCGCTGAGGTTTTGCAGAGTTTTTTTGAGATTTTTTGAATCTGTAATCGCAAAGAATGGAATATTGAGAATATTAGAAAAAGATCTTGCCTGCTGAATTGCTCCTACCTTGAAGGTATCGATGCTAATGACTGCAATTTTGAGCTTTTGATTAAGCACAAGTTCACTTGCGATTTTGAAGAGGTTTGTTGTTTTTCCAACCCCAGTGGGCCCTACAAAAGAGATCACCTTAAAAGCACCCTTTTGAATTTTCAAAGGCCCTTTGAATTTGATCTTTTTCTCTATAGCATTGACAAGAGCCTCTTTGAAAAAGGATGTATTGAGATCAAATTTATTCGCATCAATATCGAGTCCACACGACTCTTTGACAAGCATTTTTGCCACTTTTGGATCTACATCTTTTTTTAGCAGCAATCGTATGAGATCGAGTGCGTCACCGGTAAACTCCTTGAACTCTTGTGCAAAATCGAGCTTGCTATTTTGCGCTGCATGTGCAGGTAGATCTAAAAGAGCAGAATCCCCTTTGACAATAGCATTTTTGAGTGGCTCAATCTTCTTGTCTATCATCTTTTCGATTTTTTCCAAAAACTTATCTATCTCTTCATTTTTTTCTTCTTTTGCCAAAACGTCAAAAAAACCCTCTTCTTGGGTAGGAACTTGGATGAAAAGTGCATATCTTTTCTTGCCAAGAAATGGGATAAAGCCCCGCTCATTCATTACTTCATAGCTAATGATTTTGACATCCTTGCCATACTCTCTCTTCGCTTGCGTAATAAGCTCGTCGAGATTGTTACCTTCGTACTTAACTATTTCCATCTAACTCTACCTTAGCTATCACATTGAGCTTCGTTTTTGGCTCTATCTCGTTATAAGAAAGCACTACAACATTTGGCAAATATGGCTCTAAAAGTTTTCGTATAAACCTGCGTACATTTGATGAAGTCAAAAGCACAGGCTGGCGCTGCTCAATAACAAACTTTTCGATATTTGCATTTATCTGCATGATAAAGTTTTGCAGTTTCGCTGGATCAATTGGCGGCAGATTACCATTGTACTCTTTGATCTTTTCATAAAGATACTCTTCGCTTTTCGCACCAAGTGTAAGAGCATAGAGCACTCCATCCTTTGCATAGATCGAAGTAATGAGCCTTGCAAGACCTTCGCGCACAAATTCAGTCAAGATATCATTATCTGTGGTCTTGGTAATGTTATCTGCCAAAGTCTCAATGATAGTGAGAAGATCTTTGATAGGAATATGCTCTTTGAGAAGATTTTGCAATACCCGATGCAAGGTAGAGTATGGTACTTGCTCTGGTACAAGATCTTTGACGATTGGATACTTTTTCGCAAGCGCATCTACAAGCTCTTTTGTCTCACTTCTGCCCAGAATCTCATATGCATGGGATTTGAGCACCTCTGAGAGGTGTGTGATGATAACTGTTGGCACATCCACCACTGTGAAGCCTAGCATTTTGGCTTTATCTTTTTGCGATTCATCTATCCAGTAGGCTTTGAGTCCAAAGGTTGGCTCAGTAGTCTCAATACCTTCAATTTTGCCTCTGGTGTTTCCTGTATCGATTGCAAGAAGTTTCCCTGGACTTACAACTCCCCTAGCAACTTCGATTCCACGTATGAGTATGCGATACTCACCACTTTCAAGTTCGAGATTGTCTTTGATATGAATGAGTGGGATGATGATTCCCAGCTCTTTACTGAGCTGCTTTCTAAGTGACTTGATTCTCTTAACTATCTCTCCACCCTGGCTATCGTCTACCAATGGAATGAGACCATAGCCAATCTCAAAAGATATAGTCTCTGGCTGGACGACAAAATCCTCCTCTTCCTCTTCAGCGCTTTGATTAATAATCTCTTTTGCTTTCTCTTCTGCTTCAAGTATCTCTCTTTTTTGCAGATCAAGCTGCATCATATAGCCGGTGATCGCAAGCATAGAAGCGAGAATCATAAACGGAACAAAAGGCATACCAGGTACTATCGCCATAATGGCCAATGCCCCTGCAGTCATATACAAAGCTTTAGGATAGGATGTAAGTTGCGAAAAGATCTCTTTGCCAAGATTTTCAGTAGATACCGCACGCGTTACCATTAAACCGGCAGCAGTAGAGGTGATGAGGGACGGTATCTGGCTCACAAGCCCATCACCTACAGTAAGGAGTGTAAAGTTTGCGGTAGCAGTTGCGATATCCATACCGTGCTGGAACATCCCTATCGCAATACCGCCTATGATATTGATAAGGGTAATAATAATCCCAGCCACAGCATCACCACGGATAAATTTACTCGCACCATCCATAGCCCCGTAAAAGTCAGCCTCTTTTGCTATCTCTTCGCGCCTTCTTTTGGCCTCCTCTTCATCGATAAGTCCAGCATTGAGATCAGCATCGATTGCCATCTGTTTCCCTGGCATCGCATCGAGCGTAAATCTGGCCCCCACTTCACTGATGCGCTCTGTACCTTTGGTAATGACTATAAAGTTGATAGTAACCAAAACAATAAAGACTATGATACCTACCACATAGTTACCACCAACTACAAACTGCCCAAAACTCTCAATAAGTTTTCCTGCTGCATCTGGCCCCTCATGTCCGTGCAAGAGAATACGCCTCGTAGTAGCAACATTGAGTGAGAGACGAAAGAGTGTTGCAATGAGCAAAAGTGATGGAAATGCTGAAATTTTAAGAGGATTGTTGATATAGACCGTTGCCATGAGCATGACAAGAGAAAGTGTAATACTGGTAGTGAGTAAAATATCAAGTAAAAATGGTGGTACGGGAAGTACCATAGAGCCAAGGATGGCTAAAATGAGAACAATGATTATAGCATCACTATGCTCATTGATTTTAGAAAATATAGATTCCACTTTTGCCGTCATTTACTCTTCTCTTCATAGATGTTGAGAGCATTTTGAATATACTCTTTGATGCCTAGCTGATCACTATCACTGATAGCTTTAGCTATTTGCATATCAAACATATCCCAATACATCTTTGCTGAAAAATCGTGACCAAAGAGTGTGGAATCTTTTTCCAAACCCTTTCGCACCTCTTTTAATAATATATGCAAAAACTCCTCTTCAAAAGCCTTTGCCGCGTCAGCTTTCGATTTGATTTGCGAAAGAGCGTTGAGATCCCAATATGTATCTATCTTCATTTCCTACCTCTACATTATCACGATCTTAGCATGGAGTTTGCCAGATTTTTTTATTGCTTCGATTATTGCTATTAAGTCTCTGGGGGAGATTCCTAAATCATTAAGTGCTTTTACCAAATCCCGTAAAGTCGGAGATTTGATTGAAAAAATTCTACCATTTTCTTCTTTAATTGAAGTTGTAACATTCTGAGTCACCTTCGTCTTACCCCCACTGAGTGGTGCAGGTTGTGAGACTTTTGGCTCTTTTTTGACTGTGACATAGATATTGCCATGTGAGATATACACAGGTGTATCAAGCTTTATATCACCACTCATGATCACCGTGCCAGTACGCTCGTATATCACAATAGTTGGCTCATTGACGCTTTCGATTGGCAAAGAGAGAATCTGTGAGACAAATTTCACTCTATCAGCCAGTGTAGCTGGAAAATCTACTCGCACAGTAGCTGCATCTATGGCATAAGCAAGCTCTTGTCCAAAAGTTTTATTGATTGACTCTACAATATTTTTAGCGAGTGTAAAAGATGGGTTTTTGAGTGTAAGAGTGATATATTTTTGTGAAGCAAAGCTATATGGGAGATTGCGCTCGATTATCGCACCATTTGGTATGATTGCTGTTGTTGTGAAGTTCTTGCGTATCTTCCCACCACGATTTGATTCACTGTATCCTCCACCAGTTGAGAGAGGCCCTTGGGCAAAAGCATAGAGCTTGTGGTCTGGACCAAAAAGAGGTGTGCGTATAAGCACGCCATTGCCGATATCTTTGGCATCACCTATGCTAGATACCGTTACATCTACAACCATCCCGCTCTTTGCAAACGGAGGCAGTTTTGCAGTGACCATCACAGCTGCAGCATTTTTGGTCTTTACATCTTTAGGATTGATATAAATTCCCATCTTTTTGAGCATATTCGCAATGCTTAAAAGTGTAAACTTTGTGGTAGTGCCATCACCTGTTCCTTGCAAGCCCACCACTATGCCATAGCCAGTGATATAGTTCTCCCTCACTCCCACAACATTTGCTACTTCACCAATTGTAGTCTGTACCGCTTGGAGCCAGCTCAAAAAAAGTGTCAAAAATAGTAGTATTCTCACAATCATCCTCTCTAAAATGGCCATATTTTCATCAATATTTGTGCCAGCCAGCCAGGTCGCTGGGTGGTATTCATAAACCCTTTTCCGTTATACTCTACATACATATCTGCAACTTTTGATGAATCGATCGTATTGTCAGCATTGACATATTGTGGGTTGACAATCCCTGAAATCTTTATATATTGCGTGTCGTTATTGATCGTTACATACTTTTTCCCAACGATATAGAGATTGCCATTTGGATAGACTTTGACCACTCGTGCAGTAATTTTTGCTAAGAGTTTGGCGCTACGATTGGTACCTCCCTGTCCCTTGAAGGTGTTAGTAGAAGATTGCTTGAGGCCAAAGAGAGTCTCTTTCTTTGGCAGTTTTTTATCCATAACAGTAGGTGCTGGAAAAGAGAGATCCATGGAGTTGCTTCTTGTGCTTTTTGTATTGGTAGTTCCTGCACCTTTGATATTTTCATTAACAACAATTGTAATAATATCCCCTACATTATAGGCTTTTGCATCGCTAAAGAGATTATCATAGCCATTATAGAGCGATCCTGGTGCTTTATATTTTGGTTTTTGTATCTGTTCTTGTGCAATAGTCGGTGGCTTTGGTGCTTTATACTCCTTTTGTACACATCCACTAAAGAGCATCAATAGACAAATTGCACTACACCAGGTTTTAAAACCTTGCATTGTATAACCTTATTGGATGAGAGATTTTTGACTTTCACTATTTCACCAATAGCACCATCTTGAAGCGCCAAACCAAGAAGCTCTATTTGGATAGGCCCACGCTCATATATAATCTTGACATTTTTATGCCTTTTGACTGGATAGTCTGGTTTGATCATAGAAGATTTGATGATGCGGCCAGCTTTTATGTTGGTTGCAGCAAGAGATCCCACTACACTTTTTGGCAGTGTGATAGCAGAATTTGTCAGACGCACTCTTTTAGCCTCTACATCTTGCGCAGTTATAGGAGAGCCTCGAGGGATATCGTGCAAAGCCACATATGCCTTGCCATAGCGCTCTATCGTTACGCTCGCTCTTTTTGTAAGCAATTTCTTATTATCGGTGTAAATATCTATATTTAAATAGATATGGCTAAAAGATTGGCTTGAAGGAGTTATTTTTATGCGCCAGTTTTGCACAGGCTTATCAAGAGTGACATGAATACGCTTTATTGTAACATCTTTATAGTGCTGCTTCACATACTCTTCTACCATTCTTACCAATTGCTCTTTTGTAAGGGGTGAGGCAGCAATGATGCTCACAGCATCCCCAACTATATGAACTTTAGCGGGATTGATGAGAGACTCAGCCAAAGTAGACACTACTTCACTTTTACTTATTTTTCCGTCCGCAGTTGCTGTATGGCCTATAGGTAAGTTTGCTAAATACTCTTTTACTCTAATATCATCACTCTCAATGGTAGCGATATCAAAAAGGTGAATATCTTTTTTTACAACTATACTCTCTTTTAATACCACCTTCGTATCACCCATAAGCGATAGAGCTATTAGCATCAATATCCAAATCTTACGACTTGAGATTTGCCACAGTACGGAGCATCTCATCTGCAGTTGTTATTCCTTTTGAATTCATCTCATACGCTCTTTGCGCAACTATCAAATTCACCATCTCTTCTACAATATTGACATTTGAACTTTCCAAAAATCCTTGCGCAAGCTTTCCAAATCCATCAGTATTCGGATCACCCTCAACAGCTTCACCGCTTCCATCAGTCTCTATGAAGAGATTTTGTCCCAAAGCTTTGAGTCCCGAAGGGTTAATAAAGCGATAGAGTTTGATATCTCCAAGCTCTTCAACGGTCTGCTCACCTCCCTCATTGCGTACAGCTGTTACTTTACCATTAGGGCTTATCGAGAGGCTGACAAGGGTTTCAGGAGAGTTGATTTGAATATTTGGAATGAGCTTATACCCTTCTGGTGTGACAAGATACCCTTCAGGGTCAATTTGGAAATTTCCCGCTCTTGTATAGGCTTCACCGCCATCTGGCAGTTCAATTTTGAAAAAGCCCCTCCCCTCTATCGCAACATCGAGATCTCTTTGTGTCGTCTTGATGCTTCCTTGCGAGAAAACCTTGCTTACATCACTTACTCGCACACCCAAGCCTATTTGAATACCTGAAGGGACTCTATTACCATCAGCGCTCACGACACCTGGGTCTTTAACATTTTGATAGATGAGATCTTCAAAATTTGCTCTACTCTCTTTGAAGCCTACGGTATTTACATTTGCAATATTATGTGATACAACATCAAGATTTGTCTGCTGTGCACTCATTCCAGATGCCGAAGTCCAAAGTGCTCTAATCATTTCCTCTCCTTACGCCTTGCCTATTTCATTGGTTTTTTGTGTGAGCTGGTCAAGATTTTTAATAATATTACTGTATATCTCAAATCTTCGCTGTGCTTCTATGAGTGAGGTTATCTCCAGCATTGGATTGACATTGCTTTGCTCAAGATATCCTTGCTCTATTTTGGCATTTGCACTTGTAAGTGCAGTTTTGGCTCTGTAATAAGTATCTCCAACAGGCTCTACATCGCTTGTATCTACAAGACGTAGCTGAGCTACCTCTTCACCATCTTGATATATCTTGCCATCTTTTGCAATTTGGAGATCCTTTTGGGGATCGAGTATGATTGGTTTATTTTGCGTGCTCAACACTGCATTGCCATTGCGATCGATAAGCTCTCCATTTGGAGTCAAAAAGAGGTGCCCACTTCGTGTCAAGAGCTGCGCATTATTGTTTGCAACGACCAAAAATCCTTTACCATCAAGAGCAACATCAAGAGCTCTTTTAGTCTCTTTTAAGGCTCCTTGTTCAAGATCAACGAGTGAGCGCTCAAAGCGTGGAAATACAAAGAGGTGGTTGGCATCACCACTGTTTTCGGTAAGTCTTTGACTCATCTCTTTGATGAGCACTTTCTTAAAACCTTCAGTATTGACATTTGCCAAGTTGTTCGTGGTCTCATCGAGCTTCTCCATAGCCCTAGAGCCTCCAGTTGCTAGTACATACATTGCTTGAAGTTGTAATGCCATTATCTACCTCACATATCCAAAATTTTTAATCTATCTTCAGGGGTGATGATATGCGTAATACGTATACCAAAATTGTTCTTGACAGTATAAAGTTCCCCTTTTGCAATGACTCTGCCGTTGACTTTGAGATCTATTGGCTCATTGATATAGCGATCAAGTTCTATGATGCTGTTTGGATTAAGCTTGAGGATATCCTCTATAGGCATCGTAGTCGATCCAATCTCTACAGTGATTTCAAGTGGAATATCTAAAAGCATTGAGAGCTTGGAGTTTTCGCTCTTTTCGTAGTTGCCAAACTGGTCACTTCCATTATCTGTGCTGTAGCTCTCTTGCGCAAACTGCTGTGCCATGAGCTCATCTGGATTTGTACTCTCTTCATTAGAGACACTTGCCTCCTCGCTCTTCTCTTCATCCTCATTGGCGAGATCACCAAACTGCTGTGCCATCAACTCGTCAGGACTGAGATCTTTTTGCTCTTCACTCATCTTCATCTTCCTTTACCACTTCTTGCTTGAGAAGTGCAGCATATTTGTCACGAACTTTTCCAAGCCTACAGATAAACTTCTCTTTATCTCCTACTATGAGTTTCACAGGATCCTCTTTGCTCACATCGAGCATTAACTCTGAACCTACTTCCCACTCAATGATCTCTTTCATAAAGTAGGTTTTTTTTGCTAGCTCAAGTGCAACAGTCACATCTGTCTCATTCACAAGCTGTGCGAGTTTTTCTTTCCAGACTTCATCAACCTCCCCTGAAAACTCACTATAGATCACATCTTTAATTGGCAAAAACATCCCTTGCGGGAAACAAAAGTATATAGGTGCCTCAAATCCATCGATATCGATGATCGCCTCACTGATAACAACCTTCTCATTCCCGCTTGTAATCTTGGCTAATGCAGGATTGAGCTCTGTGCTCTTCTTCTCGATCTGGATCTGATAGACATTGCTGAAAGTATCTTCGAAAGTCTGCAGTGCCAAATCGATAAAATCTTTTATCACATAGGTCTCAAGCTTTGTAAATTCTCGTCCCTCAACTTTAAAAGGTTTTGCAGGGCCTCCAAACATGACACTAATGATTGTAAAGACCAAGCGGGAATCGACAACGAGCAAAGCTGTATCTTTGAGAGGCTTCATGGTAAAGAGGGTGTAGCTTGATGGCATAGGGATTTTGAACATAAAAGTATTAAAACGGGTGATATAGATGCTCTCTTTGGAGACCATATTGATTTTTGGCATAATTTTGCGGATCTCATCTCTAAACACTTTCACCCAGCGTTCAAAGATCAAATCCAGACCAGGAAGGCCTCCCTTTTTGATCGATTCTAGTTGACTAAAATCGAAAGGCTGGAGATCTGAAGTAGTCTCTTGCTCTTGTGGTGCAGTATCGTCACCAAGGAGAGCGTCGATCTCTTCTTGAGATAAGAACTCTTGTTCAGACATATCCAACCTCTATATTAACATTTGTTCTTATTATAATGTAAAAGCTGCAGATATGCAATGTTTTTTTAAAATTTTTAAAAAATTTTTGCTTATTGTTACTCTTAAAGATACTCCTCTCCGCTGCCGAAATCGATAACTCCCTTGTTGATAAGATTTTTGATCTCTTCTATGACCTTTTTCTGCGCCTTTTCTACATCGCTCTTTTTCACAGGTCCAAGTACTTCCATATCCTCTAAGAACATCTCAGCTGCACGCTTGGACATATTGGAGAGGAATTTATCCAAGATCTCTTGCGGAGCACCTTTGAGAGCAAGCATAAGGTCGTTTTTGTCAACATTTTTGAGGATCTCAATGATCGCGCGATTATCAAGTTTGACAATATCTTCAAATTTAAACATACGCTCTTCTATATTGTCAGCCAAAATCTCATCCTCTTTGCGTACCTCTTCAAGAAGTTCTACTTGCACCTCTTTTGGAAGAGCATTGACTATTTCAGCTGCCACATCAATACCACTAAGGCTCTCCTCGTTACCAGCACCGATGGTAAGAAGCTCCTCTTCAAGTGTTGATGCTACAACTTTGAGCGTTTGTGAAGAGATCTTCTCAATCGATGCAATACGCTTGATAACCTCTTCTCTTACATTTGTCACACCGACTCGTTTTGGGATATACTGCAAAATCTCGGCAGCTTTTGATGGCTTGAGTTGTGAAAGAATGAGGGCAATAACCTGCGGATGTTCATCTTTGATAATATTGGCTACCATTTTCGCATCGAGCTTCTCAAGCTCTTTGAAGATCTCTTTACCCTCTTGCTCATCAAAAGTTTGTTCTAAAAGCTTTTGAAGCATTTCTTCAGGTAAGGCTTTTTTGAGTATGGATCGTAAATGATCTGGAGCAATTTTGAGAGGTGAAATATCTTTGAGATGAGCATACGCAT is a window encoding:
- a CDS encoding flagellar biosynthesis protein FlhF, which gives rise to MEIVKYEGNNLDELITQAKREYGKDVKIISYEVMNERGFIPFLGKKRYALFIQVPTQEEGFFDVLAKEEKNEEIDKFLEKIEKMIDKKIEPLKNAIVKGDSALLDLPAHAAQNSKLDFAQEFKEFTGDALDLIRLLLKKDVDPKVAKMLVKESCGLDIDANKFDLNTSFFKEALVNAIEKKIKFKGPLKIQKGAFKVISFVGPTGVGKTTNLFKIASELVLNQKLKIAVISIDTFKVGAIQQARSFSNILNIPFFAITDSKNLKKTLQNLSGIDVVLIDTVGRSHYDYWRLGEMKEILGSGSDFMDISLVISCNYKNSEAIEIVNRYRTFFPISDIFFTKIDETYKPGILLNLPIKTDIPVSFISTGQKVPEDIRILTPERMANYILGESL
- the flhA gene encoding flagellar biosynthesis protein FlhA; its protein translation is MTAKVESIFSKINEHSDAIIIVLILAILGSMVLPVPPFLLDILLTTSITLSLVMLMATVYINNPLKISAFPSLLLIATLFRLSLNVATTRRILLHGHEGPDAAGKLIESFGQFVVGGNYVVGIIVFIVLVTINFIVITKGTERISEVGARFTLDAMPGKQMAIDADLNAGLIDEEEAKRRREEIAKEADFYGAMDGASKFIRGDAVAGIIITLINIIGGIAIGMFQHGMDIATATANFTLLTVGDGLVSQIPSLITSTAAGLMVTRAVSTENLGKEIFSQLTSYPKALYMTAGALAIMAIVPGMPFVPFMILASMLAITGYMMQLDLQKREILEAEEKAKEIINQSAEEEEEDFVVQPETISFEIGYGLIPLVDDSQGGEIVKRIKSLRKQLSKELGIIIPLIHIKDNLELESGEYRILIRGIEVARGVVSPGKLLAIDTGNTRGKIEGIETTEPTFGLKAYWIDESQKDKAKMLGFTVVDVPTVIITHLSEVLKSHAYEILGRSETKELVDALAKKYPIVKDLVPEQVPYSTLHRVLQNLLKEHIPIKDLLTIIETLADNITKTTDNDILTEFVREGLARLITSIYAKDGVLYALTLGAKSEEYLYEKIKEYNGNLPPIDPAKLQNFIMQINANIEKFVIEQRQPVLLTSSNVRRFIRKLLEPYLPNVVVLSYNEIEPKTKLNVIAKVELDGNS
- a CDS encoding rod-binding protein — encoded protein: MKIDTYWDLNALSQIKSKADAAKAFEEEFLHILLKEVRKGLEKDSTLFGHDFSAKMYWDMFDMQIAKAISDSDQLGIKEYIQNALNIYEEKSK
- a CDS encoding flagellar basal body P-ring protein FlgI, with protein sequence MIVRILLFLTLFLSWLQAVQTTIGEVANVVGVRENYITGYGIVVGLQGTGDGTTTKFTLLSIANMLKKMGIYINPKDVKTKNAAAVMVTAKLPPFAKSGMVVDVTVSSIGDAKDIGNGVLIRTPLFGPDHKLYAFAQGPLSTGGGYSESNRGGKIRKNFTTTAIIPNGAIIERNLPYSFASQKYITLTLKNPSFTLAKNIVESINKTFGQELAYAIDAATVRVDFPATLADRVKFVSQILSLPIESVNEPTIVIYERTGTVIMSGDIKLDTPVYISHGNIYVTVKKEPKVSQPAPLSGGKTKVTQNVTTSIKEENGRIFSIKSPTLRDLVKALNDLGISPRDLIAIIEAIKKSGKLHAKIVIM
- a CDS encoding flagellar basal body L-ring protein FlgH, which codes for MQGFKTWCSAICLLMLFSGCVQKEYKAPKPPTIAQEQIQKPKYKAPGSLYNGYDNLFSDAKAYNVGDIITIVVNENIKGAGTTNTKSTRSNSMDLSFPAPTVMDKKLPKKETLFGLKQSSTNTFKGQGGTNRSAKLLAKITARVVKVYPNGNLYIVGKKYVTINNDTQYIKISGIVNPQYVNADNTIDSSKVADMYVEYNGKGFMNTTQRPGWLAQILMKIWPF
- the flgA gene encoding flagellar basal body P-ring formation chaperone FlgA; this encodes MLIALSLMGDTKVVLKESIVVKKDIHLFDIATIESDDIRVKEYLANLPIGHTATADGKISKSEVVSTLAESLINPAKVHIVGDAVSIIAASPLTKEQLVRMVEEYVKQHYKDVTIKRIHVTLDKPVQNWRIKITPSSQSFSHIYLNIDIYTDNKKLLTKRASVTIERYGKAYVALHDIPRGSPITAQDVEAKRVRLTNSAITLPKSVVGSLAATNIKAGRIIKSSMIKPDYPVKRHKNVKIIYERGPIQIELLGLALQDGAIGEIVKVKNLSSNKVIQCKVLKPGVVQFVY
- the flgG gene encoding flagellar basal-body rod protein FlgG, which translates into the protein MIRALWTSASGMSAQQTNLDVVSHNIANVNTVGFKESRANFEDLIYQNVKDPGVVSADGNRVPSGIQIGLGVRVSDVSKVFSQGSIKTTQRDLDVAIEGRGFFKIELPDGGEAYTRAGNFQIDPEGYLVTPEGYKLIPNIQINSPETLVSLSISPNGKVTAVRNEGGEQTVEELGDIKLYRFINPSGLKALGQNLFIETDGSGEAVEGDPNTDGFGKLAQGFLESSNVNIVEEMVNLIVAQRAYEMNSKGITTADEMLRTVANLKS
- a CDS encoding flagellar hook-basal body protein gives rise to the protein MALQLQAMYVLATGGSRAMEKLDETTNNLANVNTEGFKKVLIKEMSQRLTENSGDANHLFVFPRFERSLVDLEQGALKETKRALDVALDGKGFLVVANNNAQLLTRSGHLFLTPNGELIDRNGNAVLSTQNKPIILDPQKDLQIAKDGKIYQDGEEVAQLRLVDTSDVEPVGDTYYRAKTALTSANAKIEQGYLEQSNVNPMLEITSLIEAQRRFEIYSNIIKNLDQLTQKTNEIGKA
- the fliN gene encoding flagellar motor switch protein FliN, which gives rise to MSEEQKDLSPDELMAQQFGDLANEDEEKSEEASVSNEESTNPDELMAQQFAQESYSTDNGSDQFGNYEKSENSKLSMLLDIPLEITVEIGSTTMPIEDILKLNPNSIIELDRYINEPIDLKVNGRVIAKGELYTVKNNFGIRITHIITPEDRLKILDM
- a CDS encoding flagellar motor switch protein FliM produces the protein MSEQEFLSQEEIDALLGDDTAPQEQETTSDLQPFDFSQLESIKKGGLPGLDLIFERWVKVFRDEIRKIMPKINMVSKESIYITRFNTFMFKIPMPSSYTLFTMKPLKDTALLVVDSRLVFTIISVMFGGPAKPFKVEGREFTKLETYVIKDFIDLALQTFEDTFSNVYQIQIEKKSTELNPALAKITSGNEKVVISEAIIDIDGFEAPIYFCFPQGMFLPIKDVIYSEFSGEVDEVWKEKLAQLVNETDVTVALELAKKTYFMKEIIEWEVGSELMLDVSKEDPVKLIVGDKEKFICRLGKVRDKYAALLKQEVVKEDEDE
- the fliG gene encoding flagellar motor switch protein FliG, giving the protein MAQNETANIPGIKKAAILVSSLPEDVTVEIFKSLKEHEIERLIKTILSLEPPNKDIVKGVLEDAYAHLKDISPLKIAPDHLRSILKKALPEEMLQKLLEQTFDEQEGKEIFKELEKLDAKMVANIIKDEHPQVIALILSQLKPSKAAEILQYIPKRVGVTNVREEVIKRIASIEKISSQTLKVVASTLEEELLTIGAGNEESLSGIDVAAEIVNALPKEVQVELLEEVRKEDEILADNIEERMFKFEDIVKLDNRAIIEILKNVDKNDLMLALKGAPQEILDKFLSNMSKRAAEMFLEDMEVLGPVKKSDVEKAQKKVIEEIKNLINKGVIDFGSGEEYL